In Pseudoduganella albidiflava, a single window of DNA contains:
- a CDS encoding 2-hydroxyacid dehydrogenase: protein MRLLVYRPDGNIAPWADDFARCLPQAQCVAWSEGARLPPCDYAVVWAPPEAMLRELAEVKAIFLMGAGADAIMKHAGTLPAHVPIVRLGDAGMGVQMGEYVAHAVLRYFRRFDHYEDQAAAGEWKPLATHERESFSVGVMGAGALGRRVLDCLRPFGFPLHAWSRSAKEIDGVRSFAGDDGLDAFLRSTRVVVCMLPLTDATANILNRTNLAKLPRGAYVINVARGAHVAEPDLLAAIQSGHIAGATLDVFRNEPLPRQHPFWDEPRITITPHIAALTLRDESVRQIAGKIGQLERGEPVADVINRELGY, encoded by the coding sequence ATGCGTTTACTGGTGTACCGCCCCGATGGCAACATCGCCCCGTGGGCCGACGATTTCGCGCGCTGCCTGCCGCAGGCGCAGTGCGTGGCCTGGAGCGAAGGCGCCAGGCTGCCGCCCTGTGATTACGCCGTCGTTTGGGCACCGCCCGAAGCGATGCTGCGCGAACTGGCCGAAGTGAAGGCGATCTTCCTGATGGGCGCCGGTGCGGACGCGATCATGAAGCATGCCGGCACCCTGCCCGCCCACGTGCCGATCGTGCGCCTGGGCGATGCCGGGATGGGTGTGCAGATGGGCGAATACGTGGCGCACGCCGTGCTGCGCTACTTCCGCCGCTTCGACCATTACGAAGACCAGGCCGCCGCCGGCGAATGGAAGCCGCTGGCCACGCACGAGCGCGAGTCGTTCAGCGTGGGCGTGATGGGTGCCGGGGCCCTGGGGCGGCGCGTGCTCGATTGCCTGCGCCCGTTCGGTTTTCCGCTGCACGCCTGGTCGCGCAGCGCGAAGGAGATCGACGGCGTGCGCAGTTTCGCCGGCGACGACGGGCTCGATGCCTTCCTGCGCAGCACGCGCGTGGTGGTCTGCATGCTGCCGCTGACGGATGCCACGGCCAATATCCTGAACCGGACCAACCTGGCCAAGCTGCCCCGTGGCGCCTATGTGATCAACGTGGCGCGCGGCGCGCACGTGGCGGAGCCGGACTTGCTGGCCGCCATACAGTCCGGCCACATCGCCGGCGCCACGCTGGACGTGTTCCGCAACGAGCCGCTTCCGCGGCAGCATCCGTTCTGGGACGAACCGCGCATCACGATCACGCCGCATATCGCCGCGCTGACCTTGCGCGACGAAAGCGTGCGGCAGATCGCCGGCAAGATCGGCCAGCTGGAACGGGGCGAGCCGGTGGCCGACGTCATCAATCGAGAACTGGGGTACTGA
- a CDS encoding acetyl/propionyl/methylcrotonyl-CoA carboxylase subunit alpha, protein MFKKILIANRGEIACRVAATARKMGIRTVAVYSEADANAKHVAVCDEAVLLGPAPAKESYLCGEKIIAIALATGAQAIHPGYGFLSENAEFAEACAEAGLVFIGPPAAAMRAMGSKSAAKSLMEKAGVPLVPGYHGDEQDAAFLQREADRIGYPVLLKASAGGGGKGMRVVDNAEAFREALASCKREAISSFGDDKVLAEKYLQRPRHIEIQVFADTHGDCIYLFERDCSVQRRHQKVLEEAPAPGMTDERRAAMGDAAVAAAKAVGYVGAGTVEFIANQDGSFYFMEMNTRLQVEHPVTEMITGLDLVEWQLRVAAGEPLPKRQDDLRIHGHALEARIYAENPDKGFLPSIGTLRHLDTPEAVQFEVGGTPYQPAAVRVDSGVREGDAISPWYDPMIAKLIVWGADRKQALARMAQALSQYQIVGLAGNVAFLKRLVESEAFASADLDTGLIERNAEVLFAPARSVPVAALALAAVALIEHEKAEARGTNAADPWGRAVGWRLNARYARTLAFRDDGGHEYAPVFTYLPHGWELAIRGLSVDVALLARDGVDLSVRLGDASVHGTVRRDGDAFHVFTGGGHYVLHHEDPLAHAGESEVEGGRLTAPMPGKVVAVLASQGQDVKKGEPLVIMEAMKMEHTIAAPHDGIVDEILYAVGDQVADGAPLLAFRAAA, encoded by the coding sequence ATGTTCAAGAAGATTTTGATCGCCAACCGCGGCGAGATCGCCTGCCGCGTCGCCGCCACGGCCCGCAAGATGGGCATCCGCACCGTTGCCGTGTATTCGGAAGCCGATGCCAACGCGAAGCACGTGGCCGTCTGCGACGAGGCCGTGCTGCTGGGCCCCGCGCCCGCCAAGGAAAGCTACCTGTGCGGCGAGAAGATCATCGCCATCGCGCTGGCCACCGGGGCGCAGGCGATCCATCCCGGCTATGGCTTCCTGTCCGAGAACGCGGAGTTCGCCGAAGCCTGCGCCGAAGCGGGCCTGGTATTCATCGGCCCGCCCGCCGCGGCGATGCGCGCGATGGGCTCGAAATCGGCGGCCAAGTCGCTGATGGAAAAGGCCGGCGTGCCGCTGGTGCCCGGCTACCACGGCGACGAGCAGGATGCCGCCTTCCTGCAGCGCGAAGCGGACCGCATCGGCTACCCGGTGCTGCTGAAGGCTTCGGCCGGCGGCGGCGGCAAGGGCATGCGCGTGGTCGACAATGCCGAGGCGTTCCGGGAAGCGCTGGCTTCCTGCAAGCGCGAGGCGATCAGCTCCTTCGGCGACGACAAGGTGCTGGCGGAAAAATACCTGCAGCGCCCACGCCACATCGAGATCCAGGTGTTCGCCGATACGCATGGCGACTGCATCTACCTGTTCGAACGCGACTGCTCGGTGCAGCGCCGCCACCAGAAGGTGCTGGAGGAAGCGCCTGCTCCCGGCATGACGGACGAACGCCGCGCCGCGATGGGCGATGCGGCCGTGGCGGCGGCGAAGGCGGTCGGCTACGTGGGTGCCGGCACCGTCGAATTCATTGCCAATCAAGACGGCAGCTTCTACTTCATGGAGATGAATACGCGGCTGCAGGTCGAGCACCCGGTGACGGAAATGATCACCGGCCTGGATCTGGTCGAATGGCAGTTGCGCGTGGCGGCCGGCGAGCCGCTGCCGAAGCGGCAGGATGACCTGAGGATCCACGGCCATGCGCTGGAAGCGCGGATCTACGCCGAGAATCCCGACAAGGGCTTCCTGCCGTCGATCGGCACGCTGCGCCACCTCGATACGCCCGAGGCGGTGCAGTTCGAGGTGGGCGGCACGCCATACCAGCCGGCCGCGGTGCGCGTCGATTCCGGCGTGCGCGAAGGCGATGCGATCTCGCCCTGGTACGATCCGATGATCGCCAAGCTGATCGTCTGGGGCGCCGACCGCAAGCAGGCCCTGGCGCGCATGGCGCAGGCCCTGTCGCAGTACCAGATCGTCGGCCTTGCCGGCAACGTGGCCTTCCTCAAGCGCCTGGTGGAAAGCGAGGCGTTCGCCAGCGCGGACCTGGATACGGGGCTGATCGAACGCAATGCCGAAGTATTGTTCGCGCCGGCGCGTTCGGTGCCCGTGGCCGCGCTGGCGCTGGCCGCCGTGGCGCTGATCGAGCATGAAAAGGCCGAGGCGCGCGGCACGAATGCGGCCGATCCGTGGGGCCGGGCGGTGGGCTGGCGCCTGAATGCCCGCTACGCCCGCACGCTGGCTTTCCGCGACGATGGCGGCCACGAATACGCTCCCGTGTTCACCTACCTGCCGCATGGCTGGGAACTGGCGATCAGGGGCCTGTCCGTCGACGTGGCGCTGCTGGCGCGCGATGGCGTGGACCTGTCGGTGCGGCTGGGCGATGCGTCGGTGCATGGCACCGTGCGCCGCGATGGCGATGCCTTCCACGTGTTCACCGGCGGCGGCCATTATGTGCTGCACCATGAAGATCCGCTGGCGCATGCCGGCGAAAGCGAAGTCGAAGGCGGCCGCCTGACCGCGCCGATGCCGGGCAAGGTCGTCGCCGTGCTGGCATCGCAGGGGCAGGACGTGAAGAAGGGCGAACCGCTCGTGATCATGGAAGCAATGAAGATGGAACATACGATCGCCGCGCCGCACGACGGCATCGTGGACGAAATCCTGTACGCGGTGGGCGACCAGGTGGCGGATGGCGCGCCGCTGCTGGCCTTCCGCGCCGCAGCCTGA
- the bioB gene encoding biotin synthase BioB translates to MSLHEPKTVALHRPTAVIKLPESATWPREEVLALFELPFNELMFRAQEAHRANFPDGDVELATLLSIKTGGCEEDCGYCPQAARYDTGVEAKKILDTETVLEAAKQAKENGATRFCMGAAWRSPKERDMEKVETMVREVKALGLETCATLGMLEAEQAERLKAAGLDYYNHNLDTAPEFYDNVISTRQYQDRLDTLGHVRDAGLKVCCGGIVGMGETRDQRAGLIAQLANLNPYPESVPINHLVQVEGTPLHGLDRLDPLEFVRTIAVARITMPKARVRLSAGRRELGEAVQAMCFMAGANSIFYGDKLLTTDNPEANDDRALLAKLGLSTRAAMLESVQKEACGC, encoded by the coding sequence ATGTCCCTGCATGAACCGAAAACCGTCGCCCTGCACCGCCCGACCGCGGTCATCAAGCTGCCCGAGTCGGCCACGTGGCCGCGCGAGGAAGTGCTGGCCCTGTTCGAACTGCCGTTCAACGAACTGATGTTCCGCGCGCAGGAAGCGCACCGCGCCAACTTCCCGGATGGCGACGTGGAACTGGCCACGCTGCTGTCGATCAAGACCGGCGGCTGCGAAGAGGATTGCGGCTACTGCCCGCAGGCCGCGCGCTACGACACCGGTGTCGAGGCCAAGAAGATCCTCGATACCGAAACGGTGCTGGAAGCGGCGAAGCAGGCCAAGGAAAACGGTGCCACGCGCTTCTGCATGGGCGCCGCCTGGCGCAGCCCGAAAGAGCGCGACATGGAAAAAGTCGAAACCATGGTGCGCGAAGTGAAGGCGCTGGGCCTGGAAACCTGCGCCACGCTGGGCATGCTGGAAGCGGAACAGGCCGAACGCCTGAAGGCCGCCGGCCTGGATTACTACAACCACAACCTGGACACGGCGCCCGAGTTCTACGACAACGTGATCTCCACCCGCCAGTACCAGGACCGCCTGGACACGCTGGGCCACGTGCGCGATGCCGGCCTGAAAGTGTGCTGCGGCGGCATCGTCGGCATGGGCGAGACGCGCGACCAGCGCGCCGGCCTGATCGCGCAGCTGGCGAACCTGAACCCTTATCCGGAATCGGTGCCGATCAACCACCTGGTGCAGGTGGAAGGCACGCCGCTGCATGGCCTGGACCGCCTCGACCCGCTGGAATTCGTGCGCACGATCGCCGTGGCGCGCATCACGATGCCGAAGGCGCGCGTGCGCCTGTCCGCCGGCCGCCGCGAACTGGGCGAGGCCGTGCAGGCCATGTGCTTCATGGCCGGTGCCAACTCGATCTTCTATGGCGACAAGCTGCTGACGACCGACAACCCGGAAGCGAACGACGACCGCGCGCTGCTGGCCAAGCTGGGCCTGTCGACCCGCGCCGCCATGCTCGAGTCGGTGCAGAAGGAAGCCTGCGGCTGCTGA
- the bioD gene encoding dethiobiotin synthase, which translates to MALEDPVVVPVVDAPATVEEELEVDPAPATALAASGIPPRFSCFVTGTDTEIGKTLVSSAMLHALVRQGVKACGMKPVAAGAVPRGGRLHNDDCDQLEAAGNVHLPQSITTPFLLKEPAAPHIAAALEGIAIDPVPILAAYVEVAAASDASVVEGVGGFRVPLTDNYDTADLAQQLDLPVVLVVGMRLGCINHALLTVEAIAARGLKLVGWVANALEPEMAFADENIEALADRIPAPLLGRVPRLADATAAAAAEYLDFTSLPNWPARRNTK; encoded by the coding sequence ATGGCGCTTGAAGACCCGGTGGTCGTTCCGGTAGTGGACGCACCCGCGACAGTCGAAGAGGAACTGGAAGTGGACCCGGCACCTGCCACGGCCCTGGCCGCGAGCGGTATTCCGCCACGCTTTTCCTGCTTCGTGACAGGCACCGACACGGAAATCGGCAAGACGCTGGTTTCCTCGGCCATGCTGCATGCCCTGGTGCGCCAGGGCGTGAAGGCTTGCGGCATGAAGCCCGTGGCGGCCGGCGCCGTGCCGCGCGGCGGCCGCCTGCACAACGATGACTGCGACCAGCTCGAAGCGGCCGGCAACGTGCACCTGCCGCAGTCGATCACCACGCCGTTCCTGCTGAAGGAGCCGGCGGCGCCGCACATCGCGGCCGCGCTGGAAGGCATCGCCATCGACCCGGTGCCGATCCTGGCCGCCTACGTGGAAGTCGCCGCCGCCAGCGATGCCAGCGTGGTCGAAGGCGTCGGCGGCTTCCGCGTGCCGCTGACCGATAACTATGATACGGCCGACCTGGCGCAGCAGCTGGACCTGCCGGTGGTGCTGGTGGTGGGCATGCGCCTGGGCTGCATCAACCACGCGCTGCTGACCGTGGAAGCGATCGCCGCGCGCGGCCTGAAGCTGGTCGGCTGGGTGGCCAACGCGCTGGAACCGGAGATGGCGTTCGCCGACGAAAACATCGAGGCGCTGGCCGACCGCATTCCGGCGCCGTTGCTGGGCCGCGTGCCGCGCCTGGCCGATGCGACAGCCGCCGCCGCCGCCGAGTACCTGGATTTCACGAGCCTGCCGAACTGGCCGGCTCGCCGCAACACGAAATAA
- the bioF gene encoding 8-amino-7-oxononanoate synthase, which yields MNLLDQLAANLDGLREQGLIRTRRTVDTPCGPRVTVDGRELLAFCSNDYLGLAAHPAVTAALREGTGLYGAGSGASHLISGHSRAHAALEERLADFAGPHLVEARALYFSTGYMANLAALTALAVGDPDTEIFSEALNHASLIDGARLSRKPVKVYPHADVEALDELLGTSRASSKIVVTDSVFSMDGTVAPLPELLALCEKHGAWLVVDDAHGFGTLGENGRGALEHFGLRSPYLVYVGTLGKAAGVGGAFVAAHATVIDTLVQRARPYIFTTAAPPALAHALLASLDIIAGDEGRQRRSHLARLVAQWHDGLRLKGWTALPSQTAIQPVVIGANQATMDAAAALYERGFWVGGIRPPTVPADSARLRVTLSAAHAEAEVARLVDSINEVNAQMERSRDGA from the coding sequence ATGAACTTGCTGGATCAACTCGCCGCCAACCTGGATGGCTTGCGCGAACAGGGCCTGATCCGCACGCGCCGCACGGTCGACACGCCATGCGGCCCGCGCGTGACGGTGGATGGCCGCGAACTGCTGGCCTTCTGCAGCAACGATTACCTGGGCCTGGCCGCGCATCCGGCCGTTACCGCCGCGCTGCGCGAGGGTACCGGCCTGTATGGTGCGGGCAGCGGCGCCTCGCACCTGATCAGTGGCCACAGCCGCGCCCACGCGGCGCTGGAAGAGCGGCTGGCGGACTTCGCCGGCCCGCACCTGGTCGAGGCCCGCGCGCTGTACTTCAGCACCGGCTACATGGCCAACCTGGCCGCACTGACCGCACTGGCCGTGGGCGACCCGGACACGGAAATCTTCAGCGAAGCGCTGAACCACGCGTCGCTGATCGATGGCGCCCGGCTGTCGCGCAAACCGGTCAAGGTGTATCCGCATGCGGACGTCGAGGCGCTCGACGAACTGCTGGGCACCAGCCGTGCGTCGAGCAAGATCGTCGTCACCGATTCCGTGTTCTCGATGGACGGCACCGTGGCGCCGCTGCCGGAACTGCTGGCGCTGTGCGAAAAGCATGGCGCCTGGCTGGTGGTCGACGATGCGCACGGCTTCGGCACCCTGGGCGAGAATGGCCGCGGCGCGCTCGAGCACTTCGGCCTGCGCTCGCCTTACCTCGTCTACGTGGGCACGCTGGGCAAGGCCGCCGGGGTCGGCGGCGCCTTCGTTGCCGCGCACGCCACCGTGATCGACACGCTGGTGCAGCGCGCCCGCCCCTACATCTTCACGACGGCGGCGCCGCCCGCGCTGGCGCACGCGCTGCTGGCGAGCCTGGACATCATCGCCGGCGACGAGGGGCGCCAGCGCCGGTCGCACCTGGCCCGATTGGTGGCACAATGGCACGATGGCCTGCGGTTGAAGGGCTGGACAGCGCTGCCTTCGCAAACCGCGATCCAGCCCGTCGTCATCGGCGCCAACCAGGCAACGATGGACGCCGCCGCCGCGCTGTACGAGCGCGGCTTCTGGGTAGGCGGCATCCGCCCGCCCACCGTGCCGGCCGATTCGGCGCGGCTGCGCGTCACGCTGTCGGCAGCCCACGCGGAAGCGGAAGTCGCCCGGCTGGTCGACAGCATCAATGAAGTCAATGCCCAGATGGAAAGGAGCCGAGATGGCGCTTGA
- a CDS encoding adenosylmethionine--8-amino-7-oxononanoate transaminase, whose translation MTDQTSDWVSRSLKSVWHPCTQMQHHARDEDRVPLIPVSHGRGAWLYDHDGRRYLDAISSWWVNLFGHANPRINAALRDQLDLLEHAMLAGFTHEPVIRLSERLSALTGGVLGHAFYASDGASAVEIALKMSFHSWRNAGRGDKQEFVCLQGSYHGETIGALAVTDVALFKDAYGPLLRATQTVMSPDARQARDGETVQDVARRAAADVQRLFEEKADRIAAIIIEPLVQCAAGMAMHDPLYLRLVRELCDKHGVHLILDEIAVGCGRTGTFFACEQAGIWPDFVTLSKGISGGYLPLSLVLTRDEIYQAFYSADITRGFLHSHSYTGNPLACRAALATLDIFEQDNVLEANRARAAALGAAMAPLADHARVKNLRQRGMILAFDATDVDKTFSRRFFANATRNELLLRPIGSTVYLMPPYILDDEEIAGLATRTQAVFEQTLAEAG comes from the coding sequence TTGACAGATCAAACCAGCGACTGGGTGTCGCGCAGCCTGAAAAGCGTGTGGCACCCATGTACCCAGATGCAGCACCACGCGCGTGATGAAGATCGTGTGCCGCTGATCCCCGTCAGCCACGGCCGCGGCGCCTGGCTGTACGACCACGACGGCCGGCGCTACCTCGACGCGATCAGCTCGTGGTGGGTCAACCTGTTCGGCCACGCCAACCCGCGCATCAACGCGGCGCTGCGCGACCAGCTGGATTTGCTGGAGCACGCCATGCTGGCCGGCTTCACCCATGAGCCGGTGATCCGCCTGTCGGAACGGCTGTCCGCGCTGACCGGCGGCGTGCTGGGGCACGCGTTCTACGCGTCGGACGGCGCCTCGGCCGTCGAGATCGCGCTGAAGATGAGTTTCCACAGCTGGCGCAACGCCGGGCGCGGCGACAAGCAGGAATTCGTCTGCCTGCAAGGCAGCTACCACGGCGAGACGATCGGCGCGCTGGCCGTTACCGACGTGGCGCTGTTCAAGGATGCCTACGGCCCGCTGCTGCGCGCCACGCAGACCGTGATGTCGCCCGATGCGCGCCAGGCCCGCGATGGCGAAACCGTGCAGGACGTGGCACGCCGCGCCGCGGCGGACGTGCAGCGCCTGTTCGAAGAGAAAGCGGACCGGATCGCCGCCATCATCATCGAGCCGCTGGTACAGTGCGCGGCCGGCATGGCGATGCACGATCCGCTCTACCTGCGACTGGTGCGCGAACTGTGCGACAAACATGGCGTGCACCTGATCCTCGATGAAATCGCGGTGGGCTGCGGCCGCACCGGCACCTTCTTCGCCTGCGAGCAGGCCGGCATCTGGCCGGACTTCGTCACGCTGTCGAAGGGCATCAGCGGCGGCTACCTGCCGCTGTCGCTGGTGCTGACCAGGGACGAGATCTACCAGGCCTTCTACAGCGCCGACATCACGCGCGGCTTCCTGCACTCGCATTCCTACACCGGCAACCCGCTGGCATGCCGCGCGGCGCTGGCCACGCTCGACATCTTCGAGCAGGACAACGTGCTGGAGGCCAACCGCGCCCGTGCCGCCGCGCTGGGCGCGGCGATGGCGCCGCTGGCCGATCACGCACGGGTAAAAAACCTGCGCCAGCGCGGCATGATCCTGGCGTTCGACGCGACCGATGTCGACAAGACGTTCTCGCGCCGCTTCTTCGCCAACGCCACGCGCAACGAACTGCTGCTGCGGCCGATCGGCTCGACCGTCTACTTGATGCCGCCCTATATCCTCGACGACGAGGAGATCGCCGGCCTGGCCACGCGCACGCAGGCCGTCTTCGAACAAACGCTCGCGGAGGCAGGATGA
- a CDS encoding enoyl-CoA hydratase/isomerase family protein: MNYDTLTLDTAGAVATVTLNRPDVRNAFNEQSIAELTAAFTALGQVDGIRAIVLAANGAAYCAGADLNWMKKMAGYSDDENRADAMALANMLRTIHACPKPVVAKVHGDCYGGGVGLVAACDIAIVAEEAQFCLSEVKLGLIPATISPYVIKAMGENAARRYFLTAERFNAREALRIGFVHEVATASSLDGQVAAVAGALAANSPNAVREAKALVREIAHQPVTDALVADTAHRIAHIRASGEGREGVAAFLEKRKPSWLT; this comes from the coding sequence ATGAACTACGACACCCTCACCCTCGACACGGCCGGCGCCGTCGCCACCGTCACGCTGAACCGCCCGGATGTGCGCAACGCGTTCAACGAACAGTCGATCGCCGAACTGACGGCCGCCTTCACGGCGCTGGGCCAGGTCGACGGGATCCGCGCCATCGTGCTGGCCGCGAACGGCGCGGCCTACTGCGCCGGCGCGGACCTGAACTGGATGAAGAAAATGGCCGGCTACTCGGACGACGAGAACCGGGCCGACGCCATGGCGCTGGCGAACATGCTGCGCACCATCCACGCATGCCCGAAGCCCGTGGTGGCCAAGGTGCACGGCGACTGCTACGGCGGCGGCGTGGGGCTGGTGGCCGCGTGCGATATCGCGATCGTCGCCGAGGAAGCGCAGTTCTGCCTGAGCGAGGTGAAACTGGGCCTGATCCCGGCCACCATCTCGCCGTATGTCATCAAGGCGATGGGGGAGAACGCCGCGCGGCGCTACTTCCTCACCGCCGAACGTTTCAATGCCAGGGAAGCGCTGCGCATCGGCTTCGTGCACGAAGTGGCCACCGCGTCGTCGCTGGATGGCCAGGTGGCCGCGGTGGCCGGCGCGCTGGCCGCCAACAGCCCCAATGCCGTGCGCGAGGCCAAGGCGCTGGTGCGCGAGATCGCCCACCAGCCCGTCACGGATGCGCTGGTGGCCGATACCGCCCACCGCATCGCGCACATCCGCGCCTCGGGCGAAGGCCGCGAAGGCGTGGCCGCGTTCCTTGAGAAGAGGAAGCCTTCCTGGCTCACCTGA
- a CDS encoding carboxyl transferase domain-containing protein produces MPHIDSKLNPRSEDFRANAAAMEALVDDLRARVAQVAEGGGQAASAKHTARGKLLPRERVRLLLDPGTPFLEFSQLAAYEMYDGAAPSAGIITGIGRVSGQECVIVCNDATVKGGTYYPMTVKKHLRAQEIAEQNRLPCIYLVDSGGANLPNQDEVFPDRDHFGRIFYNQANLSAQGIPQIAVVMGSCTAGGAYVPAMSDESIIVKEQGTIFLGGPPLVKAATGEVVTAEDLGGGDVHTRLSGVADHLAQNDTHALALARNIVSHLNRQKPHTQLQSHMREVVEPKYAPEELYGVIPVDTRKPFDIREVIARIVDGSEFDEFKARYGTTLVCGFAHIHGMPVGIVANNGILFSESALKGTHFIELCCQRKIPLVFLQNITGFMVGRKYENEGIARNGAKMVTAVATAAVPKFTVIIGGSFGAGNYGMCGRAYSPRFLWMWPNARISVMGGEQAASVLATVKRDGIEAKGGQWSQDEEAAFKQPIKEQYEHQGHPYYASARLWDDGIIDPADTRTVLALGLSAALNAPIPDTKFGVFRM; encoded by the coding sequence ATGCCGCACATCGACAGCAAACTCAATCCGCGCAGCGAAGACTTCCGCGCCAACGCCGCCGCCATGGAGGCCCTGGTGGACGACCTGCGCGCCCGCGTCGCCCAGGTGGCCGAGGGTGGCGGCCAGGCGGCCAGCGCGAAGCACACCGCGCGTGGCAAGCTGCTGCCGCGCGAGCGGGTGCGCCTGCTGCTCGATCCCGGCACGCCGTTCCTCGAATTCTCCCAGCTGGCCGCTTATGAAATGTATGACGGCGCCGCGCCATCGGCCGGCATCATCACCGGCATCGGCCGGGTGTCCGGCCAGGAATGCGTCATCGTCTGCAACGACGCCACGGTAAAGGGCGGCACGTATTACCCGATGACGGTGAAGAAACACCTGCGCGCGCAGGAGATCGCCGAGCAAAACCGGCTGCCGTGCATCTACCTGGTCGATTCCGGCGGCGCCAACCTGCCGAACCAGGATGAAGTGTTCCCCGACCGCGACCACTTCGGCCGCATCTTCTACAACCAGGCCAACCTGTCCGCGCAGGGCATTCCGCAAATCGCCGTGGTGATGGGCTCCTGCACAGCGGGCGGCGCGTATGTACCGGCGATGAGCGACGAATCGATCATCGTCAAGGAACAGGGCACGATCTTCCTGGGCGGCCCGCCGCTGGTGAAGGCGGCCACCGGCGAAGTGGTCACGGCGGAAGACCTGGGCGGCGGCGACGTGCACACGCGCCTCTCCGGCGTGGCCGACCACCTGGCGCAGAACGACACCCACGCGCTGGCCCTGGCACGCAACATCGTCTCGCACCTGAACCGCCAGAAGCCGCACACTCAGTTGCAATCTCATATGCGCGAAGTGGTGGAACCGAAATACGCGCCGGAAGAGCTGTACGGCGTGATCCCCGTCGACACCCGCAAGCCGTTCGATATCCGCGAAGTCATCGCGCGCATCGTCGACGGCAGCGAGTTCGATGAATTCAAGGCCCGCTACGGCACCACGCTGGTGTGCGGCTTCGCCCACATCCACGGCATGCCGGTGGGGATCGTCGCCAACAACGGCATCCTGTTCTCGGAATCGGCGCTGAAGGGCACCCACTTCATCGAGCTGTGCTGCCAGCGCAAGATCCCCCTGGTCTTCCTGCAGAACATCACCGGCTTCATGGTGGGCCGCAAGTACGAGAACGAAGGCATCGCCCGCAACGGCGCCAAGATGGTCACCGCTGTCGCCACGGCCGCGGTACCGAAGTTCACGGTGATCATCGGCGGCAGTTTCGGCGCCGGCAATTACGGCATGTGCGGCCGCGCGTATTCGCCGCGTTTCCTGTGGATGTGGCCGAACGCGCGCATTTCCGTGATGGGTGGCGAGCAGGCCGCCTCCGTGCTGGCCACCGTCAAGCGCGACGGCATCGAAGCCAAGGGCGGGCAATGGTCGCAGGACGAGGAAGCCGCGTTCAAGCAGCCCATCAAGGAACAGTATGAACACCAGGGCCATCCCTACTATGCCAGTGCGCGGCTGTGGGATGACGGCATCATCGACCCGGCCGATACCCGCACCGTGCTGGCCCTGGGCCTGTCGGCGGCGCTGAACGCCCCCATTCCCGACACGAAGTTCGGTGTCTTCCGCATGTAA
- a CDS encoding YchJ family protein — MSKTKTPAGCPCGGGPSLAACCGPYLDGFVDGSALPATAELLMRSRYTAYTLKNEPYLLATWHPSTRPTERIVDPDEPLQWLGLEVKSTLRLRQRKADFAGQDHPDQDYVEFVARFRQHGKGQRLHEISRFLREPDPALGGTPRWFYVDGDFPIKE, encoded by the coding sequence ATGTCCAAGACGAAGACCCCGGCCGGGTGCCCTTGCGGCGGTGGGCCGTCGCTGGCGGCGTGCTGCGGCCCATATCTTGACGGGTTCGTTGACGGCAGCGCGCTGCCCGCCACGGCCGAGCTGCTGATGCGCTCGCGCTACACGGCCTACACGCTGAAGAACGAACCCTACCTGCTGGCCACCTGGCATCCCAGCACCCGCCCGACCGAGCGGATCGTCGATCCGGATGAGCCGTTGCAATGGCTGGGACTTGAGGTAAAATCGACTTTACGTTTACGTCAACGTAAAGCTGATTTCGCCGGCCAGGATCACCCGGACCAGGACTATGTGGAGTTCGTGGCGCGCTTCCGCCAGCACGGCAAGGGCCAGCGCCTGCACGAGATCAGCCGCTTCCTGCGCGAGCCCGACCCGGCCCTCGGCGGCACGCCGCGCTGGTTCTACGTCGACGGAGATTTTCCGATCAAAGAATAA